The genomic segment GTGGGGCTTCCTGCTTCCACGACGCGCTTTGCAGATACTGACGTATCCACAGGGAGCGCAGTCTCCACAGGCGTTGATTCGGAGCGTCCCGCTCCTAACCGCTTTGCGATACCGCGAGAAAGAATATTCCACGCCGCATTCGCGTCCCTATCCGCTTCAAACCCACATGAGGGACACGAGTGTTCACGAACCCACAGCGGCTTGTCAGTCTTGACACCGCAGGATGCGTACTCCTTCGTCGTGTCTTTCGGGTCAACCCCGACGAAGTGCGTTCCTTCACGCTCGCACTTGTATTCGAGCATCCGTAGGAACGTCCCCCACGCCACCCCCGCGCGATTCCGTGAGTTGCCGGGGAGTTCGACCAATCCCTTCGCGTCCAAGTCCTCAACCGCTACCAAGTCGTACTCAGTGGCGTAGTAGTTCGACAACTTGTGGAGGAAGTCTCGTCGCTTCCGCTTCAGGTCGGCGTAGCGTTGGGCGACTGTCTTGCGTTGTTTCTCCCAATTCGCAGAGCCGTGTTCCTTCCGTGAAAGGTCGCGCTGTGCGCGTTCCAATCTCTCGCGTTCGTCGGATAGGTTGAGAGATTCAACGGCGTGACCATCCGTATCGTGAGCGTACTTGAGAATCCCTACGTCGATACCGACGCACTTCTCGGAATTCTCCGGCTTTTTCGGCGGGTCGTCGGGAGTTTCGACACCGAGAATAGCGTACCACTTGCCGGTCGGTTCCTGCTTGACTGTGACGGTCTTGATTTCGGCATCGTCGGGGAGTTCGCGGTGGAAGGTGAGCAGGATGTCTCCGAGTTTCGAGAGCCACAGTCGGGTCCGACCGCTCGTGTTCTTGAGCTTGAAGCCGGATTGGCTGTAGGTGAAACTGCGGTACTCACCCGGTGCCTTCCACTTGAGCGTCCCCACACGGTAGCCGTTCTCCTTTCGTCCACGGAGCGTTGAAAGGTTGTCGTACAACCGCTGAACGACTTTCTGAAGAACTTTCGAGTGAACGCTTTTCAGGTCGTTCCACCACTTCTTGAGACTCGGTAGGAGGTTCTGTTCGGAGTATGCCGAGGTGTCGTCGGTGCGGTTGAGCCGGTGGAGGAAGTGGTTGTAAACCTGTCTACAGGTATCGACAGTCCACGCTAACCGCTCTTCGATAGCGTCGGACGGTCGGAGTCGATACCTATAGTTGTAGTTCATCGAGTGGTGCTACTCGTTGGGTTCGGTGGTTCGGACGACTTTCACGTCCGCGCCACGCCAGTCCTTCGGGACGAGGACGTGAGCGCCGTTTCCGGTGGCTTTGGCCGTCCCGTCGATGACTTCGTGGCCCTCGATTTCGTGTCTATCCATCATTTGTGTTTAAACCGTGTTTCAACCTAAATGTGTCGGTGGGACTGTGGGCCGAGTGTCGAACGTGTTTGATACTCGCGCGGCGCTGTATCCCCTCCCTACTCGCTCGCTTCGCTCGCTCGTTGAGGAAGGGGCCTTAGCGCCTCATTCAGGTAATTTTAGGGATGACACACGTCTATTACTCCTCGTTGGAGGGATTCCTGTTCGTTCCGCGGTTGGGACGTTCCACGGCCGACCGTGTAGCTGGTCAATTCCTTAGCCACCGCCGAATCATCTATCGCTCGCGCTCCAAGCGATCACGCCGCTTTTCGAACTCCTCGTCCGAGAGGTCGCCGCGAGCGTAAGCAATTCGCAATTCCTCGAGCGCATCATCCGTCTCTTGGCCGAGGGACAACTGCTTGTTCTTGTCTTTATACAGCAAGTATCCGAGGATCAGAACGGCGAGTAGCAGTAACGGCCACATTAGCGTTCCCCTCTCGAGTGTTCTTGTCTCCCTGTGCCCGGTCTCGTAATGTCAACCCACGATATCGGGTTTGAGATACTAACAGCCATGGTTATCACGCAAGCGCGGGAACGAATACGTTTCCGGGGGTCTAATACTAGATTCCTCCCATCCATGAGACTCAGGTACTACTGAATAAGGAGAAATCGGGGAACGATCACGGATCGTTATCGTACACGTCAGCACGTTTTCGGGATCTACCACCGCTACAAACGAGATCGGAGAGAAGTTAGCCCGATTTGAGAAATTTGCATCTGGATCGGCTAGTGTAGTTCACCGATGACCGATGATATACAGTAAACGACGGCTCCACACGCGAGATTTCGCAAAGAGTACGAGTGCTGCGGCTCTCCACGAGCGGACTACGAACCGTGACCGCAGTTTCAGCCCCCCTCGCGCAGATATTTTCCGATCGCTCGGACGAACGTCTTGGCGGTCACGACTGGTGGAGAGCGAATATCACGACCCATTCCGACTTTCACTAGATAATCTGTGAGTCGCCAGAGGTTATACAGCAGGGCTGCGAACGTGAAGCTGAACAACCGGACACGGTAGTCCTTCGAGGACGTCTTGGGGAGAAACGCCTTCACCGACTTGTACTGGTTTTCGATGTCCCAGCGTCGGCTGTAGCTATTGGTGACGTGCCTGATCTCGTCAGGAGCGACGTGGTCACGGTTGGTCACGAACACGGCGTAGTTGCCGTCTGCCTCCTCGTCAGTCGCTGGCACGTACAGGAATTCGGCAGTGTGGT from the Natronococcus sp. AD-5 genome contains:
- a CDS encoding RNA-guided endonuclease InsQ/TnpB family protein — translated: MNYNYRYRLRPSDAIEERLAWTVDTCRQVYNHFLHRLNRTDDTSAYSEQNLLPSLKKWWNDLKSVHSKVLQKVVQRLYDNLSTLRGRKENGYRVGTLKWKAPGEYRSFTYSQSGFKLKNTSGRTRLWLSKLGDILLTFHRELPDDAEIKTVTVKQEPTGKWYAILGVETPDDPPKKPENSEKCVGIDVGILKYAHDTDGHAVESLNLSDERERLERAQRDLSRKEHGSANWEKQRKTVAQRYADLKRKRRDFLHKLSNYYATEYDLVAVEDLDAKGLVELPGNSRNRAGVAWGTFLRMLEYKCEREGTHFVGVDPKDTTKEYASCGVKTDKPLWVREHSCPSCGFEADRDANAAWNILSRGIAKRLGAGRSESTPVETALPVDTSVSAKRVVEAGSPTLKREPLGER
- a CDS encoding DUF2080 family transposase-associated protein yields the protein MDRHEIEGHEVIDGTAKATGNGAHVLVPKDWRGADVKVVRTTEPNE